The following coding sequences are from one Oryzisolibacter sp. LB2S window:
- a CDS encoding redoxin domain-containing protein — translation MHSDAYHPQAPELQVAQWFNTRTPLTLEALRGRVVVLHAFQMLCPGCVEHGIPQARRVDEAFAQDRLVVIGLHTVFEHHAVQGRPEALAAFIHEYRLRFPIALDRPHATRAVPQTMEALMLQGTPSLVVLDREGRMRLHHFGRLDDLRLGALLGQLLGEPEPPARAPADPPTAGAEGAEGAEGGACDDNGCPRPDMPRP, via the coding sequence ATGCACAGCGACGCCTACCACCCCCAAGCGCCCGAACTGCAGGTGGCGCAATGGTTCAACACGCGCACGCCGCTCACGCTCGAGGCGCTGCGCGGGCGCGTCGTGGTGCTGCACGCGTTCCAGATGCTGTGCCCGGGCTGCGTGGAGCATGGCATCCCCCAGGCGCGGCGCGTGGACGAGGCCTTCGCGCAGGACCGGCTCGTCGTCATCGGCCTGCACACGGTGTTCGAGCACCACGCGGTCCAGGGCCGGCCCGAGGCGCTGGCGGCCTTCATCCACGAGTACCGGCTGCGCTTTCCGATTGCGCTCGACCGGCCGCATGCCACGCGCGCCGTTCCACAGACCATGGAGGCGCTGATGCTGCAGGGCACGCCCAGCCTGGTGGTGCTCGACCGCGAGGGCCGCATGCGCCTGCACCACTTCGGCCGCCTGGACGACCTGCGCCTGGGCGCGCTGCTCGGGCAACTGCTCGGCGAGCCCGAGCCCCCGGCACGCGCCCCCGCCGACCCGCCCACCGCCGGTGCGGAGGGCGCTGAGGGCGCCGAGGGCGGCGCCTGCGACGACAATGGCTGTCCACGCCCGGACATGCCCCGCCCATGA
- a CDS encoding DUF808 domain-containing protein, producing the protein MAGASLLTLLDDIAAILDDVALMTKVAAKKSAAVADDVGAMTKVATQKTAGVLGDDLALNAQQVAGVRAERELPVVWAVARGSMVNKAILVPAALAISALLPMLITPLLMLGGAFLCFEGVEKLAHKLLHRGEDDAAAHERHAQANADPAVDLVAFEREKIRGAVRTDFILSAEIIVIALGTVALAPFAQQVAVLVGIAILMTVGVYGLVGAIVKIDDLGLWLSRRGAHPARALGTLLLAAAPWLMKFLSVAGTAAMFLVGGGIVVHGIAPLHHAVEAAAQAVAQGALAGLWQALVGNGLNALAGIVVGALVLGVVSAVQRLRAR; encoded by the coding sequence ATGGCCGGAGCCAGTCTGCTGACCCTGCTCGACGATATCGCCGCCATCCTCGACGATGTGGCGCTGATGACCAAGGTGGCCGCCAAGAAGAGCGCCGCCGTGGCCGACGACGTGGGCGCCATGACCAAGGTGGCCACGCAGAAGACGGCCGGCGTGCTCGGCGACGACCTGGCGCTCAACGCCCAGCAGGTGGCCGGCGTGCGCGCCGAGCGCGAGCTGCCCGTGGTCTGGGCGGTGGCGCGCGGCTCCATGGTGAACAAGGCCATCCTCGTGCCCGCGGCGCTGGCCATCAGCGCGCTGCTGCCCATGCTGATCACGCCGCTGCTCATGCTCGGCGGCGCCTTTCTGTGCTTCGAGGGCGTGGAGAAGCTCGCGCACAAGCTGCTGCACCGCGGCGAGGACGATGCCGCCGCGCATGAGCGCCATGCCCAGGCCAATGCCGACCCGGCCGTGGACCTGGTGGCCTTCGAGCGCGAGAAGATCCGCGGCGCCGTGCGCACCGACTTCATCCTGTCGGCCGAGATCATCGTCATCGCCCTGGGCACGGTGGCGCTGGCGCCGTTTGCGCAGCAGGTGGCGGTGCTCGTGGGCATTGCCATCCTCATGACCGTGGGCGTCTATGGCCTCGTGGGCGCGATCGTGAAGATAGACGACCTGGGCCTGTGGCTCAGCCGCCGCGGCGCGCATCCGGCCCGGGCGCTGGGCACCCTGCTGCTGGCGGCCGCGCCCTGGCTGATGAAGTTCCTCTCGGTGGCCGGCACGGCGGCGATGTTCCTCGTGGGCGGCGGCATCGTCGTGCATGGCATCGCGCCGCTGCACCACGCCGTCGAGGCCGCGGCGCAGGCCGTCGCCCAGGGGGCGCTCGCCGGACTGTGGCAGGCCTTGGTCGGCAACGGGCTCAACGCCCTCGCGGGCATCGTGGTGGGCGCGCTGGTGCTGGGCGTGGTCAGCGCGGTGCAGCGCCTGCGCGCGCGTTGA
- a CDS encoding ATP-binding protein → MSLLSPLSRRLYLRIWLAMAGGVLVFALAVGLAWRWAAEQNQQQPPTREIVITDAQGRTLVDGTGVRQRGDPREGVRYRIEGDNGAVYEMHLSPRTPRMRPDDHGPASWLRPPLGFLWMLALVGLAVTVGVFPIIRRLLQRLEQLQASVQRFGEGDLSVRVAEQGQDEVAALARQFNAAAARIEALVQSHKSLLANASHELRSPLARIRMGLELMQGGAPSPAFRSEIERNIAELDQLVDEILLASRLDAGAADVGTVEPVDLVGLAVEEGARVDAELLDAERLWGDGAAIEVPGVAKLLRRAVRNLLENARRYSQGEITLAITREGAQAVLRVCDQGPGVPPAQRERIFEPFYRLPGASERSGGVGLGLALVRSIAQRHGGSVHCEDRPDGAGGACFVLRLPLTAPAVNARAGAAPR, encoded by the coding sequence ATGTCGCTGCTCAGCCCCCTCTCCCGGCGCCTGTACCTGCGCATCTGGCTGGCCATGGCCGGCGGCGTGCTGGTGTTCGCGCTGGCCGTGGGCCTGGCCTGGCGCTGGGCGGCCGAGCAGAACCAGCAGCAGCCGCCCACGCGCGAGATCGTGATCACCGACGCCCAGGGCCGCACGCTGGTGGACGGCACGGGCGTGCGCCAGCGCGGCGACCCCAGGGAGGGCGTGCGCTACCGCATCGAGGGCGACAACGGCGCCGTGTACGAGATGCACCTGTCGCCGCGCACCCCGCGCATGCGTCCCGACGACCACGGGCCCGCGTCCTGGCTGCGCCCTCCCCTGGGCTTTCTGTGGATGCTGGCCCTCGTGGGCCTGGCCGTGACCGTGGGCGTGTTTCCCATCATCCGCCGGCTGCTGCAGCGCCTGGAGCAGCTGCAGGCGAGCGTGCAGCGCTTTGGCGAGGGCGACCTGTCGGTGCGCGTGGCCGAGCAGGGCCAGGACGAGGTGGCGGCACTGGCGCGCCAGTTCAACGCCGCGGCGGCGCGCATCGAGGCGCTGGTGCAGTCGCACAAGTCGCTGCTGGCCAATGCCTCGCACGAGCTGCGCTCGCCGCTGGCGCGCATCCGCATGGGGCTCGAGCTCATGCAGGGCGGCGCGCCCTCGCCGGCGTTTCGCTCCGAGATCGAGCGCAACATCGCCGAGCTCGACCAGCTCGTCGACGAGATCCTGCTGGCCAGCCGCCTGGACGCGGGCGCGGCCGATGTGGGCACGGTGGAGCCCGTGGACCTCGTCGGCCTGGCCGTGGAGGAAGGCGCGCGCGTGGACGCCGAGCTGCTCGATGCCGAGCGGCTGTGGGGCGACGGCGCCGCCATCGAGGTGCCTGGCGTGGCCAAGCTGCTGCGCCGCGCCGTGCGCAACCTGCTGGAGAACGCGCGCCGCTACAGCCAGGGCGAGATCACGCTCGCCATCACGCGCGAGGGCGCCCAGGCCGTGTTGCGCGTGTGCGACCAGGGCCCGGGCGTGCCGCCCGCGCAGCGCGAGCGCATCTTCGAGCCCTTCTACCGCCTGCCCGGCGCCAGCGAGCGCTCGGGCGGCGTGGGCCTGGGGCTGGCGCTGGTGCGCTCCATCGCCCAGCGCCACGGCGGCAGCGTGCACTGCGAGGACCGGCCCGACGGCGCGGGCGGCGCCTGCTTCGTGCTGCGCCTGCCGCTGACGGCGCCCGCGGTCAACGCGCGCGCAGGCGCTGCACCGCGCTGA